A DNA window from Zingiber officinale cultivar Zhangliang chromosome 3A, Zo_v1.1, whole genome shotgun sequence contains the following coding sequences:
- the LOC122053749 gene encoding VQ motif-containing protein 4-like produces the protein MENHQIACPRETGSNGAAPPASAPLPPKVPVLKSCEPSPYQTTFVQADASSFKQVVQMLTGTAETAAAAVATSQKQPVAPGFKATGLKKPAFKLYERRSGLRNLSHLSPLALTISQSSPGSPVGGAAAGLSPRRQPEIVSPSMLDFPSLALSPVTPLSPDPFNRTPHPNSEAGKWAEDRAIAEKGFYLHPSPRALSTAAEPPQLLPLFPVTSPKFSSDLSLSVPPQSFAGNV, from the coding sequence ATGGAAAATCATCAAATAGCTTGTCCTCGAGAAACCGGCAGCAATGGAGCAGCTCCGCCGGCGTCGGCGCCTCTTCCTCCTAAAGTACCTGTCCTGAAATCTTGTGAGCCCAGTCCGTATCAGACGACCTTCGTCCAGGCGGACGCCTCGTCCTTCAAGCAAGTAGTTCAGATGCTCACAGGGACGGCCGAGACCGCAGCCGCCGCCGTCGCGACGTCTCAGAAACAACCGGTTGCTCCGGGATTTAAGGCCACTGGGCTAAAGAAGCCCGCTTTCAAGCTCTACGAGCGGAGGAGCGGCCTGCGGAACCTCAGCCACCTCAGTCCCCTCGCGCTGACGATCTCTCAGTCGAGTCCCGGCTCCCCCGTCGGCGGCGCCGCCGCCGGCCTCTCGCCCCGCAGGCAGCCGGAGATCGTGTCACCGAGCATGCTGGATTTCCCGTCGCTGGCACTAAGCCCGGTGACGCCCCTGAGCCCTGATCCCTTCAACCGGACGCCGCACCCCAACTCGGAGGCGGGTAAGTGGGCGGAGGACCGGGCGATCGCAGAGAAAGGGTTCTACCTGCACCCGTCGCCCAGGGCACTGTCGACGGCGGCGGAGCCTCCCCAATTGCTGCCCTTGTTTCCTGTCACATCTCCCAAGTTCTCCTCTGACTTATCTCTTTCAGTGCCTCCTCAATCTTTCGCCGGCAATGTTTGA
- the LOC122051896 gene encoding mannan endo-1,4-beta-mannosidase 2-like codes for MNSSWSRWNGKPSTSGAKPSGKRLRPRIGLLRLAIGFALCILVTCLTVNALKLQPDQKSTQSFVVRNGVRFMVDGRVFYVNGWNSFWLMDQAVEEGGRGRVTEIFRAAASLGLTVCRTYAFHDGDRHALQVSLGIFDETVFEALDWVVVEAQRHGIRLLLSLVNNWRRHGGKTQYVKWAWEEGFGLSASNDSFFFDPSIRSYFKIYLKTILTRKNHLSGIEYREDPTIFAWELMNEPRCASDVSGDTLQEWIEEMAEHVKAIDKKHLLTVGLEGFYGPTSSAEKKGVNPEKWYADVGSDFLRNSKIPAIDFASVHIYPDKWLLQANISEKTSHTYKWMTSHIEDGEKELAKPILFSEFGLSNKNKDFDISDRVTFYKSILDTVYYSAAMDGAGAGALIWQLHILDQMENYNDNFSIVPGESQAIDGLLKEQSCRLMALSHGKNLARTASAIC; via the exons ATGAATAGCTCCTGGAGCAGGTGGAATGGCAAGCCTTCTACTTCCGGCGCTAAGCCCTCCGGCAAGAGGCTGAGACCAAGAATTGGGCTGCTGCGCCTGGCCATTGGCTTTGCCCTGTGCATTCTGGTCACGTGTTTGACTGTTAACGCTCTCAAGCTCCAGCCGGATCAGAAGTCAACGCAGAGTTTTGTGGTGAGGAATGGCGTCCGGTTCATGGTGGACGGAAGGGTCTTCTACGTCAACGGGTGGAACTCCTTCTGGCTGATGGATCAGGCAGTGGAGGAGGGCGGCAGAGGCAGAGTCACGGAGATCTTCCGAGCCGCTGCAAGCCTGGGGCTCACCGTGTGCAGGACCTACGCCTTCCATGACGGCGATCGCCATGCCCTCCAAGTCTCCCTCGGCATCTTCGATGAGACAGTCTTCGAG GCGTTGGATTGGGTGGTTGTGGAAGCGCAAAGACATGGGATCAGGCTGCTGCTCAGCCTGGTAAACAATTGGCGGCGCCACGGCGGGAAGACGCAGTACGTGAAGTGGGCGTGGGAGGAAGGGTTCGGATTGAGCGCTTCGAATGATTCATTCTTCTTCGATCCCTCCATCCGAAGTTACTTCAAGATCTATCTCAAG ACGATATTAACGAGGAAGAATCACCTGAGCGGAATCGAGTACAGAGAGGACCCAACGATCTTTGCGTGGGAGTTGATGAACGAGCCCCGGTGTGCCTCGGACGTGTCCGGCGACACACTTCAA GAATGGATCGAGGAGATGGCAGAGCATGTGAAAGCGATCGACAAGAAGCATCTGCTGACGGTAGGGCTGGAGGGGTTTTATGGGCCGACGAGCTCGGCGGAGAAGAAAGGCGTGAACCCAGAGAAATGGTACGCCGACGTGGGCTCGGATTTCCTGCGCAATTCCAAGATTCCGGCCATCGATTTCGCCTCGGTGCATATTTATCCTGATAAATG GTTGCTGCAAGCAAATATTAGTGAGAAAACAAGCCACACCTACAAATGGATGACATCCCACATCGAAGACGGCGAGAAAGAGCTGGCCAAACCCATCTTGTTCTCCGAATTCGGCCTATCGAACAAGAACAAGGACTTTGACATCTCGGATCGAGTTACATTTTACAAGTCCATTCTTGACACCGTCTACTACTCCGCGGCCATGGACGGTGCCGGGGCCGGCGCACTCATCTGGCAGTTGCACATTCTCGACCAAATGGAGAACTACAATGACAACTTCAGTATTGTTCCTGGGGAATCGCAGGCAATAGATGGGCTTTTGAAGGAGCAGTCGTGCCGGCTGATGGCGCTAAGCCATGGCAAGAACTTGGCACGAACGGCATCTGCAATTTGCTGA